One Candidatus Tectomicrobia bacterium genomic region harbors:
- a CDS encoding methyltransferase: MLSTLKQYVYDRYAHDENCWVRRLHRGFFRSRFVVKSLFGLDVPPAGKALYFDLTTILLRNLVRDRLRRSPDLRLLEIGVGSFVILSGCLSRRARHRIDAVDLEPSYVESSRKCCSMNQLNVKVFQSDLFENVERRKYDVIFWNLPYYVDPHKYLGRLFASAPDYMDEGSELILGYNSKPLPRDTALRFFDPEGRLRLVKTVTWWWNLHEVLVFQRKQ, translated from the coding sequence TTGCTTTCGACTCTGAAGCAATACGTCTACGATAGGTACGCCCATGACGAGAACTGCTGGGTGCGGAGGCTCCACCGGGGCTTCTTCAGATCCCGCTTCGTGGTGAAATCCCTTTTCGGATTGGACGTTCCGCCGGCAGGCAAGGCCCTGTACTTCGATCTGACCACGATCCTGCTGCGGAATCTCGTCCGCGATCGGCTTAGGCGCTCACCGGATCTTCGTCTTCTCGAGATCGGGGTGGGCTCCTTCGTGATCCTGAGCGGCTGTCTTTCGAGACGTGCCCGCCACCGGATCGACGCGGTGGACCTTGAGCCCAGCTATGTGGAGTCCTCCAGGAAATGCTGTTCGATGAACCAGCTCAACGTCAAGGTGTTCCAGTCGGACCTGTTCGAAAACGTGGAGCGGCGAAAGTACGACGTAATTTTCTGGAACCTGCCCTATTACGTCGATCCGCACAAGTACCTTGGGAGGCTGTTCGCTTCGGCGCCGGACTATATGGACGAGGGCTCCGAGCTGATCCTCGGATACAATTCCAAGCCCTTGCCGCGGGATACCGCCTTGAGGTTTTTCGATCCGGAAGGCCGGCTCCGTCTTGTGAAGACTGTAACGTGGTGGTGGAACCTTCATGAGGTTCTGGTGTTCCAGCGGAAACAATAA